Proteins co-encoded in one Petrotoga sp. 9PW.55.5.1 genomic window:
- a CDS encoding formate--tetrahydrofolate ligase → MLTDIEIARGAKLKRIELIANELDISEEYYSLYGKNIAKVSHNYLNELKFKEDGKLIMVTAITPTPAGEGKTTTSISLSMALNKIHKNSLVTLREPSLGPVMGIKGGAAGGGYSQVLPMEDINLHFTGDIHAITSAHNLISAVIDDYIKYDKLNIDPTRVSWPRAMDMNDRALREIIVALGGRKNGYPRQDGFIITAASEIMAILCLSQNMEELKNKLSNIVVARNRKGEPITVKDLEIEGALTVLLKDAINPNLVQTIENTPAFVHGGPFANIAHGTNSILATKLALKLSDYVVTESGFGSDLGAEKFYDFVSPTFGLKPSATVLVATIRALKYHGGQKKDELNTPNTENLKKGLANLQVHVENLKKFNLPVIVSINKFYSDTEEEISIVENFCKELGVESSVNEGFEKGSQGAIDLAEKVVRLTEKESNFTPIYNFADPIEEKIDKLAKNIYRAGKVEYTSSALSSLKYLKKYGYDKLPVIIAKTQNSISDDPNKLGAPKDYTFTIRDFELSAGAGFVVALAGDILRMPGLSKVPNAVNMDIDEKGDISGLS, encoded by the coding sequence ATGCTTACAGATATTGAAATCGCAAGGGGAGCAAAATTAAAGAGAATCGAACTCATAGCTAACGAATTAGACATTTCTGAAGAATACTATAGTTTATACGGAAAAAATATCGCAAAGGTATCTCATAATTATTTAAACGAACTAAAATTTAAAGAAGATGGGAAACTAATAATGGTTACAGCAATTACTCCTACGCCTGCAGGAGAAGGTAAAACCACCACAAGTATATCTTTATCAATGGCTTTAAATAAGATCCATAAGAATTCATTAGTAACTTTAAGAGAACCCTCGTTGGGACCGGTAATGGGAATAAAAGGTGGAGCAGCAGGTGGTGGTTATTCACAAGTTCTTCCAATGGAAGATATTAACCTCCATTTTACAGGAGACATACATGCCATAACATCCGCTCATAATCTAATTTCCGCTGTTATAGATGATTATATCAAGTACGATAAATTGAATATAGACCCTACAAGGGTTTCATGGCCTAGGGCGATGGATATGAATGATAGAGCCCTAAGAGAAATTATAGTAGCACTAGGAGGAAGAAAAAACGGTTATCCAAGACAAGATGGATTCATAATTACCGCTGCATCAGAAATTATGGCCATACTATGCTTGTCCCAGAATATGGAAGAGTTAAAAAACAAATTATCCAATATAGTAGTTGCAAGAAATAGAAAAGGTGAACCTATAACTGTGAAAGATTTAGAAATTGAAGGGGCATTAACAGTCTTATTAAAAGATGCTATAAATCCAAATTTAGTTCAAACTATAGAAAACACTCCTGCTTTTGTTCATGGTGGGCCATTTGCAAATATAGCTCACGGAACTAATTCAATACTTGCAACTAAACTCGCATTAAAACTTTCTGATTATGTTGTCACTGAATCTGGTTTTGGATCAGATCTTGGAGCTGAAAAATTCTATGACTTTGTTTCACCTACTTTCGGATTGAAACCATCAGCTACAGTTCTTGTTGCAACGATAAGAGCACTAAAGTACCATGGAGGACAAAAGAAAGATGAATTGAATACTCCAAATACGGAGAATTTGAAAAAAGGTTTAGCCAATTTACAAGTCCACGTAGAAAATTTGAAGAAGTTTAATCTTCCGGTAATTGTTTCGATAAACAAATTTTATTCAGACACAGAAGAAGAGATTTCCATAGTTGAAAATTTTTGCAAAGAATTAGGTGTCGAATCTAGTGTCAATGAGGGATTTGAAAAGGGTTCTCAAGGAGCTATTGATTTAGCTGAAAAAGTTGTTAGACTAACTGAAAAGGAATCAAACTTTACTCCCATATACAATTTTGCAGATCCTATAGAAGAAAAGATAGATAAATTAGCAAAAAATATATACCGCGCTGGAAAGGTAGAGTACACATCTTCTGCTTTATCTTCATTAAAATATCTTAAAAAGTATGGTTATGATAAACTTCCTGTAATTATAGCTAAAACACAGAATTCAATCTCAGATGATCCGAATAAATTAGGAGCTCCAAAAGATTATACATTTACAATAAGAGACTTTGAATTATCCGCTGGTGCTGGATTTGTTGTTGCATTGGCTGGAGATATACTCAGAATGCCTGGACTTTCAAAAGTTCCAAACGCTGTTAATATGGACATAGATGAAAAAGGTGACATCTCTGGATTATCTTAA